A genomic window from Halorussus rarus includes:
- a CDS encoding cytochrome d ubiquinol oxidase subunit II, whose product MIEPSPLRTVWFGVALSDLWFVVVFWFLAMFLFLDGWDFGVGAVFALRDDRHEREQCLAAIGPFWDGNEVWLVVFGGGLFAAFPAVYAALFSRHYLLLFGVLGTLILRGMAPEFYEQREDEAWRRWWGRAFVAGSVGAPFLLGVFAGNWLLGVDGVALASVVVGLAVIALNVASGAAFLRLKTTGGLRDEMPALGVRAAAAYLALVVVALGLLALRPGFGDALLTPVPAALVAGSVLLGVGYVLAARRDRPYVALGAAGGLTGALVALVAALLYPTVEPMTGLTVEEAIIGAPAVELLTVGAALLIPLVLTYFAVLYSAFSGPIDAEESY is encoded by the coding sequence ATGATTGAACCGTCTCCCCTCCGGACCGTCTGGTTCGGGGTGGCGCTCTCGGACCTCTGGTTCGTCGTGGTGTTCTGGTTCCTCGCGATGTTCCTGTTCCTCGACGGCTGGGACTTCGGGGTGGGCGCCGTCTTCGCGCTCAGAGACGACCGCCACGAGCGCGAGCAGTGCCTCGCGGCCATCGGCCCGTTCTGGGACGGCAACGAGGTCTGGCTCGTCGTCTTCGGCGGCGGCCTGTTCGCGGCGTTTCCGGCGGTGTACGCCGCGCTGTTCAGCCGCCACTACCTCCTGCTGTTCGGCGTCCTCGGGACGCTCATCCTCCGCGGGATGGCCCCGGAGTTCTACGAGCAGCGCGAGGACGAGGCGTGGCGGCGGTGGTGGGGCCGGGCGTTCGTCGCCGGCAGCGTCGGCGCGCCCTTCCTGCTGGGGGTGTTCGCCGGCAACTGGCTGCTCGGAGTCGACGGCGTCGCGCTCGCCTCGGTCGTCGTCGGCCTCGCCGTGATCGCACTCAACGTCGCGTCGGGCGCGGCGTTCCTCCGGCTGAAGACCACCGGCGGGCTCCGCGACGAGATGCCGGCGCTCGGCGTCCGGGCGGCGGCGGCCTACCTCGCGCTCGTCGTGGTCGCGCTCGGCCTGCTGGCGCTCCGCCCCGGGTTCGGGGACGCGCTCCTGACGCCAGTCCCGGCCGCGCTCGTGGCCGGCTCGGTCCTGCTCGGGGTCGGCTACGTCCTGGCGGCCCGCCGGGACCGCCCCTACGTCGCGCTCGGCGCGGCGGGCGGACTGACCGGGGCGCTGGTCGCGCTGGTCGCGGCGCTGCTGTACCCGACCGTCGAGCCGATGACCGGCCTGACCGTCGAGGAGGCCATCATCGGCGCCCCCGCGGTGGAACTGCTGACCGTCGGGGCCGCGCTCCTCATCCCGCTGGTGCTCACCTACTTCGCGGTGCTGTACTCGGCGTTCAGCGGCCCCATCGACGCCGAGGAGTCGTACTGA
- a CDS encoding SMP-30/gluconolactonase/LRE family protein encodes MVIRFLRDHPVLSGGLLVGAAFGVGSAIDSRLDPAAWRPPDPPDLRGALAQNRALTGSETVVTCEGPEDVAFDDEGRLYTGVADGTVRRTVDPVDADATDAALEVFARTGGRPLALEFDGDDLLVCAEDAGLVSVGPDGDVETLATRAGGRSIAYADDLHVADDGTVYFSDATVHDQYQDELFELRDTGRLLAYHPDEGETTVELDGLGFANGVAPGPDGDSLLVTETSRYRVTRYWHRGDREGESEYFAENLPGFPDNVDAAGDGSYWVAIPALRDETIDRIHRHPWVVRQLGKLPESVLGQVAGEPYGLVLRLDADGDVVESLHDPTGGVFGVTSATPRDGALYLGTLFGNRVVRYPTE; translated from the coding sequence ATGGTTATCAGGTTCCTGCGCGACCATCCGGTGCTGAGCGGCGGACTGCTCGTCGGTGCGGCGTTCGGCGTCGGTTCCGCGATCGACTCGCGGCTCGACCCCGCCGCGTGGCGTCCGCCGGACCCGCCCGACCTGCGCGGTGCGCTCGCGCAGAACCGCGCACTGACCGGGTCGGAAACCGTCGTCACCTGCGAGGGGCCGGAGGACGTCGCCTTCGACGACGAGGGCCGCCTCTACACCGGCGTGGCCGACGGCACGGTCAGGCGGACCGTCGACCCGGTCGACGCCGACGCGACCGACGCCGCGCTGGAGGTGTTCGCCCGCACCGGCGGGCGACCGCTCGCGCTTGAGTTCGACGGCGACGACCTGCTCGTGTGCGCCGAGGACGCCGGCCTGGTGTCGGTCGGGCCGGACGGCGACGTCGAGACGCTGGCGACCCGGGCCGGCGGTCGTTCCATCGCGTACGCCGACGACCTCCACGTCGCCGACGACGGGACGGTCTACTTCTCGGACGCGACCGTCCACGACCAGTACCAGGACGAACTGTTCGAGCTGCGGGACACCGGGCGGCTGCTGGCCTACCACCCCGACGAGGGGGAGACGACCGTCGAACTCGACGGGCTGGGGTTCGCGAACGGCGTCGCGCCCGGCCCGGACGGCGACTCGCTGCTGGTCACCGAGACCTCGCGGTACCGCGTCACCCGCTACTGGCACCGCGGCGACCGCGAGGGAGAGTCCGAGTACTTCGCCGAGAACCTCCCCGGATTCCCCGACAACGTCGACGCCGCCGGCGACGGAAGCTACTGGGTGGCGATTCCGGCTCTCCGCGACGAGACGATCGACCGGATTCACCGCCATCCGTGGGTCGTCCGCCAGCTCGGGAAGCTCCCCGAATCGGTCCTCGGGCAGGTCGCCGGTGAACCGTACGGACTGGTGCTCCGACTCGACGCCGACGGCGACGTCGTCGAGAGCCTCCACGACCCCACGGGCGGCGTGTTCGGCGTCACGTCCGCAACGCCTCGCGACGGCGCGCTCTACCTCGGGACCCTCTTCGGGAACCGCGTGGTCCGGTATCCGACGGAGTGA
- a CDS encoding mechanosensitive ion channel family protein, whose translation MTVPDAPVVLLQVDVSDLALGGYIDLLWDVAVFVVVFAALYLVGRKVVVPLAERAFATRRIQETIASALVRIVHVAVFLAALRLALDTADYGYLLSIPPTVIAALTVAAGFASRDIAANLVGGVFIVTDPKFNIGDWIRWQDKEGVIEDISFRVTRVRTFDNELLTVPNSQLATNAVVNAVAKSPRRISHTFHVADDADLGEVASLLVAEAKAHDDVLDRPTPTVRVVNLDNGRAGVQARYWIDKPSREAFVTIRSEYLQRVNRRLNEAGIELPQNW comes from the coding sequence GTGACAGTTCCGGACGCGCCGGTCGTCCTCCTGCAGGTCGACGTCTCGGACCTCGCTCTCGGCGGCTACATCGACCTGCTCTGGGACGTCGCGGTGTTCGTCGTCGTGTTCGCCGCGCTGTACCTGGTCGGGCGGAAGGTCGTCGTCCCGCTGGCCGAACGGGCGTTCGCCACGCGGCGGATCCAGGAGACCATCGCCAGCGCGCTGGTGCGGATCGTCCACGTGGCGGTGTTCCTGGCGGCGCTCCGGCTCGCGCTCGACACGGCGGACTACGGCTACCTGCTGTCGATTCCGCCGACGGTCATCGCCGCGCTCACGGTGGCGGCTGGGTTCGCCAGTCGCGACATCGCGGCCAACCTCGTCGGCGGCGTCTTCATCGTGACCGACCCGAAGTTCAACATCGGCGACTGGATCCGGTGGCAGGACAAGGAGGGCGTCATCGAGGACATCAGCTTCCGGGTGACCCGGGTCCGGACCTTCGACAACGAACTGCTGACCGTCCCGAACTCCCAGCTCGCCACCAACGCCGTAGTGAACGCGGTCGCCAAGTCGCCCCGGCGCATCTCCCACACCTTCCACGTGGCCGACGACGCCGACCTCGGCGAGGTGGCGTCGCTGCTCGTCGCGGAGGCGAAGGCTCACGACGACGTCCTCGACCGGCCGACCCCGACCGTCCGGGTGGTGAACCTCGACAACGGCCGGGCGGGCGTCCAGGCCAGGTACTGGATCGACAAGCCCTCACGCGAGGCGTTCGTCACCATCCGGTCGGAGTACCTCCAGCGGGTCAACCGGCGGCTCAACGAGGCGGGCATCGAACTGCCGCAGAACTGGTAG